A region of Thermococcus piezophilus DNA encodes the following proteins:
- a CDS encoding DUF555 domain-containing protein, with protein sequence MGDYVVVLEAPIIVRDVETSEDAINVAVSKVAKALNKEKLDFVRVEIGYSQCPVCGAHFESAFVIGSVGLVGMYLTIKVYNAQTIEHAERIAKAVIGKALKKVPLNVYEIRELTEEEGKNGVEYTE encoded by the coding sequence ATGGGAGACTACGTAGTTGTTTTGGAGGCACCTATCATAGTCAGGGACGTTGAGACGAGCGAGGATGCGATAAACGTGGCGGTATCAAAGGTCGCCAAGGCCCTCAACAAGGAGAAGCTCGATTTTGTTAGGGTTGAGATTGGTTATTCTCAGTGCCCAGTCTGTGGGGCGCACTTCGAGAGCGCCTTTGTGATTGGGAGCGTTGGCCTCGTCGGGATGTACCTCACGATAAAGGTCTACAACGCCCAGACGATTGAGCACGCTGAGAGGATAGCGAAGGCCGTTATCGGCAAGGCCCTCAAGAAGGTTCCGCTCAATGTTTATGAGATACGGGAGCTGACTGAAGAGGAAGGAAAAAACGGCGTTGAATACACTGAATAA
- the pyrG gene encoding glutamine hydrolyzing CTP synthase — MAKFIFVTGGVVSGLGKGITSASLGMLMKARGFRTTNIKIDPYINYDAGTMNPYQHGEVFVLDDGGEVDLDLGNYERFLDTSLTFDHNITTGKVYSAVIEKEREGEYLGATVQVIPHITNEIKERIRRIARDYDVVVVEIGGTVGDIESMPFLEAARQMQLEEGRENVAFVHVTYVPKLRVVGEQKTKPTQHSVKELRSLGIQPDTIVARSEDPLEEDARRKISLFTNVPPEAVISAYDVEDTYEVPLMLEKEGLARYITKRLGLSEREPELDAWREMVERYKSLTDTVEIAIVGKYVKLSDSYLSIKEALKHSSVANGIKVKIRWVEAEDVEKHGIKPLEGVDGIIVPGGFGARGTEGKMMAIRYAREKDIPFLGICFGFQLTVVEFARNVLGLKGAHSTEIDPETPYPVVDLMPEQRGLDKLGGTMRLGTYPVKIKPNTLARELYGKELIYERHRHRWEVNPDYIERFEDAGMVFSGIAGDDRRRMEILELPEKRYFIATQFHPEFKSRPMNPAPVFRGLVKAAKEKKFE, encoded by the coding sequence ATGGCCAAGTTCATATTTGTCACGGGTGGTGTCGTTAGCGGTCTCGGGAAGGGTATAACCAGCGCCTCCCTTGGAATGCTCATGAAGGCGCGCGGATTTAGAACCACCAACATCAAGATAGACCCTTACATCAACTACGACGCTGGAACCATGAACCCCTACCAGCACGGAGAGGTTTTTGTCCTCGACGATGGCGGTGAAGTTGACCTCGACCTCGGCAACTACGAGCGATTCCTCGACACCAGCCTGACCTTTGACCACAACATAACCACCGGCAAGGTTTACTCGGCCGTCATCGAGAAGGAGAGAGAGGGTGAATACCTCGGCGCGACGGTTCAGGTCATACCTCATATCACCAACGAGATAAAGGAGCGCATAAGGCGCATTGCCCGGGACTACGACGTTGTAGTAGTTGAAATCGGTGGAACCGTTGGAGACATAGAAAGCATGCCATTCCTTGAGGCAGCCAGGCAGATGCAGCTTGAAGAAGGAAGAGAGAACGTTGCCTTCGTCCACGTCACCTACGTTCCCAAGCTCAGGGTCGTGGGCGAGCAGAAGACGAAGCCGACCCAGCACAGCGTCAAAGAGCTGAGAAGCCTTGGTATTCAGCCAGATACCATCGTTGCGCGCTCTGAGGATCCGCTGGAAGAGGACGCGAGGAGGAAGATAAGCCTCTTCACCAACGTTCCGCCGGAGGCAGTTATAAGCGCCTACGACGTCGAGGACACCTACGAGGTTCCGCTGATGCTCGAGAAGGAGGGCCTTGCGAGATACATCACCAAGAGGCTCGGTCTTTCTGAGAGGGAGCCCGAGCTAGATGCTTGGCGCGAGATGGTGGAGAGGTATAAGTCCCTCACTGACACCGTCGAGATAGCCATCGTTGGCAAATACGTCAAGCTCTCCGACTCGTATCTCAGCATAAAGGAAGCTCTGAAGCACTCCAGCGTGGCCAACGGCATCAAGGTCAAGATCCGCTGGGTAGAGGCAGAAGACGTTGAGAAGCACGGGATTAAGCCCCTCGAAGGCGTGGATGGAATAATCGTCCCTGGCGGCTTTGGGGCGAGGGGAACTGAGGGCAAGATGATGGCGATAAGGTACGCGAGGGAGAAAGACATACCCTTCCTTGGCATATGTTTCGGTTTCCAGCTGACTGTCGTTGAATTTGCGAGGAATGTTCTCGGTCTTAAGGGAGCTCATTCGACGGAGATAGACCCAGAGACGCCTTATCCTGTTGTCGACTTGATGCCCGAGCAGAGGGGCCTCGACAAGCTCGGCGGAACCATGCGCCTTGGGACTTATCCGGTCAAGATAAAGCCGAACACCCTTGCAAGGGAACTCTATGGTAAGGAACTCATCTACGAGCGCCACAGGCACCGCTGGGAGGTCAACCCGGACTACATCGAGCGCTTTGAGGATGCTGGCATGGTTTTCAGTGGAATCGCTGGCGACGATAGGAGGAGGATGGAGATACTCGAGCTTCCAGAAAAGCGCTACTTCATAGCCACTCAGTTCCATCCGGAGTTCAAATCTAGGCCCATGAACCCAGCGCCGGTTTTCAGGGGGCTTGTTAAAGCCGCAAAAGAGAAGAAGTTTGAATGA
- a CDS encoding 30S ribosomal protein S8e translates to MAIWQGRSLKKPSGGRIILARKKRKRELGREPAFTRVAEKKEKKKIIRTYGGNRKVRLIEALYANVFDGGKGKKVKILNVVENPANRQYVRRNIITKGAIIETEIGRAIVTSRPGQHGVVNAVLITEGNA, encoded by the coding sequence ATGGCTATCTGGCAGGGAAGGTCACTCAAGAAGCCTTCGGGCGGAAGGATTATCCTCGCGAGGAAGAAAAGGAAGAGGGAGCTCGGTAGGGAGCCCGCTTTCACCAGGGTCGCCGAGAAGAAGGAAAAGAAGAAGATCATAAGGACCTACGGTGGCAACAGGAAGGTTCGTCTTATAGAGGCCCTCTACGCGAACGTTTTCGACGGCGGCAAGGGCAAGAAGGTCAAGATACTCAACGTCGTCGAGAACCCGGCCAACAGGCAGTACGTCAGGAGGAACATCATCACCAAGGGTGCCATTATCGAGACTGAGATCGGCAGGGCCATTGTCACCAGCAGGCCCGGCCAGCACGGCGTCGTTAACGCCGTCCTCATCACGGAGGGGAACGCCTGA
- a CDS encoding zinc ribbon domain-containing protein, whose protein sequence is MEDEYSRAEKVLATLFVLFLLLASINFLRELERIPAEPDYSDYQTKYGIDELLDNRSRLISLERELFKTYQAAENNLTEAERVYLFKREEYRPTIESGNATEELKQEYLQAKENYKRTYARYLAAKGAYEDVHQQLVELNARIGELSAKTWDEYNREYQIYRLKVLALKLLFALPIFIVSFLLFRKRRNIYTTSLIAYSSLLLIYLILSAIWSTIQMIGLSLFGAGASAAALYYLRKEYLKPERVYRRRTGQNRCYRCGFSVKDDYLYCPNCGARLKEKCENCGAMRQLYLEFCPYCGVKVEKMGEES, encoded by the coding sequence ATGGAAGATGAATATTCCCGAGCCGAGAAAGTACTTGCGACTCTTTTCGTTTTGTTTCTCCTTCTGGCGAGCATCAACTTTCTTCGCGAGCTTGAACGCATCCCTGCAGAGCCAGACTATTCTGATTACCAGACCAAGTACGGAATAGACGAGCTCCTCGACAATCGGAGCAGGCTAATTTCCCTAGAACGGGAGCTATTCAAAACGTATCAAGCGGCCGAGAACAACCTGACTGAGGCGGAGAGGGTTTACCTCTTCAAGCGTGAGGAGTACCGCCCGACAATTGAGAGCGGCAACGCCACGGAGGAGCTGAAGCAGGAATACCTTCAGGCAAAGGAGAACTACAAAAGGACATACGCGAGGTATCTGGCAGCTAAAGGAGCTTATGAAGATGTTCACCAGCAGCTAGTGGAGCTTAACGCGCGTATAGGTGAGCTGAGTGCAAAAACCTGGGATGAGTACAATAGGGAGTATCAGATTTACAGGCTCAAAGTTCTGGCGCTAAAGCTCCTCTTCGCTCTGCCGATTTTCATAGTCTCGTTCCTGCTCTTCAGAAAGCGTAGGAACATCTACACAACTTCTCTGATAGCCTACTCTTCGCTGCTGCTTATCTACCTAATCCTCTCAGCGATATGGAGCACGATCCAGATGATAGGGCTGAGTCTGTTCGGGGCAGGGGCTTCAGCTGCGGCGCTCTACTACCTGAGGAAAGAGTACCTCAAGCCTGAGAGGGTTTACAGACGCAGGACAGGACAAAACAGGTGCTATCGCTGTGGATTTTCGGTTAAGGATGACTACCTCTACTGCCCCAACTGCGGGGCAAGGCTGAAGGAAAAGTGCGAGAACTGTGGTGCCATGAGACAGCTCTATCTGGAGTTCTGCCCCTACTGCGGCGTCAAGGTTGAGAAGATGGGAGAAGAGAGCTAG
- a CDS encoding NOG1 family protein: MKNPFEKMPTVLTADELIDKAFRRAEKAASAFTPKGNRVIKARQREELRVRTVSNVVRDNLRKILDRTPGVSTLPKFYQDLVDILVDRDQFHRSLAHVNWATKTIRNLEQRYVEKIRYSRDPDEIAKLRRQFYGRVADVIKEIGDDLKYLNQARNVLKDLPVVDLELPTVVIAGHPNVGKSTLLRTLTNAKPEVASYPFTTKGINVGQFEEHYLKYQVIDTPGLLDRPLSERNEIERQAILALKHLGRVIVYIFDPSEYCGFPIEEQMHLFEEIYEEFRDFPFIVVLNKVDIADEEKIRVVEEFVKSKGLEPLRISALNSEGLEELKRRVIELVQPMVEEQARKIMEKEIRKFREEEF; the protein is encoded by the coding sequence ATGAAGAACCCATTCGAGAAGATGCCAACCGTCCTTACCGCTGACGAGCTCATCGATAAGGCCTTCCGAAGGGCTGAAAAAGCCGCCTCGGCATTCACTCCCAAGGGCAACAGGGTGATCAAGGCAAGGCAGAGGGAGGAGCTCAGGGTTAGAACGGTCTCCAATGTCGTGAGGGACAACCTAAGAAAGATACTCGACAGAACGCCAGGCGTTTCGACGCTTCCGAAGTTCTACCAGGACCTGGTTGACATACTCGTCGACCGGGACCAGTTCCACCGCTCGCTGGCCCACGTCAACTGGGCAACAAAGACGATAAGGAACCTTGAGCAGAGATATGTTGAGAAGATACGATACTCCAGAGACCCCGACGAAATAGCCAAGCTGAGAAGGCAGTTCTACGGAAGAGTTGCAGACGTTATTAAGGAGATAGGAGACGACCTTAAGTACCTCAACCAGGCGAGGAACGTCCTCAAAGATTTGCCGGTCGTTGATCTGGAGCTTCCCACAGTGGTCATAGCGGGCCACCCAAACGTTGGCAAGAGCACCCTGCTGAGGACCTTGACCAACGCGAAGCCTGAAGTTGCCAGCTACCCGTTCACCACGAAGGGCATCAACGTAGGCCAGTTCGAGGAGCACTACCTCAAGTACCAGGTCATTGATACCCCGGGACTGCTCGACAGGCCGCTTAGCGAGAGGAACGAAATCGAGAGGCAGGCAATTCTCGCTTTGAAGCACCTTGGGAGAGTGATAGTCTATATCTTCGATCCGTCGGAGTACTGCGGCTTCCCCATTGAGGAGCAGATGCACCTCTTCGAGGAAATTTACGAAGAGTTCAGGGACTTCCCGTTCATAGTCGTCCTCAACAAGGTGGACATCGCCGACGAGGAGAAGATTAGAGTGGTCGAGGAGTTCGTTAAGAGTAAAGGCCTTGAGCCGCTGAGGATTTCGGCGCTGAACAGCGAGGGGCTGGAAGAATTAAAGCGGCGCGTCATAGAGCTGGTACAGCCAATGGTCGAGGAGCAGGCGCGGAAAATAATGGAGAAGGAGATAAGGAAGTTCAGGGAAGAAGAATTCTAG
- a CDS encoding undecaprenyl-diphosphate phosphatase, translated as MVYPYDYYSSAISGVIVALSSWLPISFDGYFLKTVLAEINPLYETYFVPAYLGILFAVLFHFREKVAEGAQKAIKINIDADGRFLFYASIFTILVGYSVCIGLSDVLDPKTADMVNAIIGALLIGMGMLTSKRIKATLKNVESNLRDSENEPTFLDSLIVGVSQGIAFINGISRTGLTITSLLGTGVSVKRALELSFLIAPVYIVMRLIFLDGCEAQLPLGISFVAFLTSFVTSILTMSLLLKLPNILGRKVFVTIFGSIAVIVYILGVVL; from the coding sequence ATGGTTTATCCGTACGATTACTACAGCTCAGCGATTTCGGGAGTTATCGTCGCGCTATCCTCGTGGCTTCCAATAAGTTTCGATGGGTACTTCTTAAAAACGGTTCTCGCGGAAATCAACCCGCTCTACGAGACTTACTTCGTCCCGGCGTACCTTGGTATCCTCTTCGCAGTCCTCTTCCACTTCAGAGAAAAGGTAGCCGAGGGCGCCCAAAAGGCCATCAAAATTAACATAGACGCCGATGGGAGATTCCTCTTCTACGCCTCAATCTTTACGATTCTCGTTGGGTACTCCGTATGTATAGGCCTCTCCGATGTTCTTGATCCAAAGACTGCAGACATGGTCAATGCCATCATTGGTGCTCTCCTCATTGGTATGGGAATGCTGACCTCTAAGCGCATTAAGGCCACACTAAAGAACGTTGAGAGCAACCTGCGCGATAGTGAAAATGAGCCCACGTTCCTCGACTCTCTGATAGTCGGTGTATCACAGGGAATTGCGTTCATAAATGGTATATCAAGGACTGGGCTTACAATAACGTCCCTTTTGGGCACGGGTGTCAGCGTAAAACGTGCCCTGGAGCTGAGTTTTCTCATAGCACCTGTTTACATCGTGATGAGGCTGATCTTTCTCGATGGCTGTGAAGCCCAGCTCCCATTGGGCATCTCATTTGTCGCGTTCCTCACTTCTTTTGTGACCAGCATACTCACGATGAGTCTGCTCCTAAAACTCCCTAATATCCTTGGTAGAAAGGTATTCGTCACTATTTTTGGTTCCATTGCGGTGATTGTATACATCCTGGGGGTGGTCCTTTGA
- the glmU gene encoding bifunctional sugar-1-phosphate nucleotidylyltransferase/acetyltransferase — protein MKAVVLAAGKGERLRPLTDDRPKVILKVANRPIIEYILENLSPFVDEFILIVRYEKEMLVKALGDEFNGKPITYVDQLEGDGTAKAIESAKDYIEGEEFIVANGDIYFEIDGVKELIQSFKKEKADAAILVKEFDDLSHFGKIEVDGNLVKAVGEKPGKVPGYANLGVYIFKPDVFEFIEKTPTSERGEYEITDTLNLMINAGKRITYAVYTAYWNDVGRPWNLLELNEYLLKNYLRHEIRGIVEEGATIVPPVEIGEGTVVRSGAYIIGPVKIGKNSRIGPNCFIRPYTSIGDNCHIGNAVEVKNSIIMDNSNAPHLNYVGDSIIGENTNLGAGTITANLRHDKGNIKVEIKGKLEDSGRRKLGAIIGHNVKVGIHVTIYPGREIGSNSFIGPGVIVDKNVPSNSLVVVKQEKEVREL, from the coding sequence TTGAAGGCTGTAGTGCTTGCCGCTGGGAAGGGTGAGAGACTGAGGCCCTTGACGGACGACAGGCCGAAAGTAATACTAAAAGTCGCCAACAGGCCGATAATAGAGTACATCTTAGAGAACCTCTCCCCGTTCGTGGATGAGTTTATTCTCATCGTTAGGTATGAGAAGGAGATGCTGGTTAAAGCCCTGGGGGACGAGTTCAACGGAAAGCCGATAACTTACGTTGACCAGCTTGAAGGAGACGGTACGGCGAAGGCGATAGAATCTGCTAAGGATTACATTGAGGGCGAGGAGTTCATAGTGGCGAACGGTGATATCTATTTCGAGATAGATGGCGTTAAGGAGCTCATCCAATCCTTCAAGAAGGAAAAGGCGGATGCTGCGATACTGGTTAAAGAGTTTGATGACCTAAGCCACTTTGGGAAGATAGAGGTTGACGGGAACCTTGTGAAGGCCGTCGGGGAAAAGCCTGGGAAGGTACCTGGCTACGCCAACCTCGGCGTCTACATATTTAAACCCGATGTATTTGAGTTCATTGAGAAAACCCCAACAAGCGAGCGTGGGGAGTACGAGATAACCGACACCCTCAACCTGATGATCAACGCGGGCAAACGAATAACCTACGCAGTTTATACAGCCTACTGGAACGACGTTGGGAGACCGTGGAACCTTCTTGAGCTTAACGAATACCTCCTTAAAAACTACCTCCGGCACGAGATACGGGGTATCGTGGAGGAGGGGGCAACCATAGTTCCGCCCGTGGAGATAGGCGAGGGAACAGTGGTACGTAGTGGGGCCTACATCATCGGGCCGGTTAAGATAGGCAAAAACTCGCGCATAGGCCCCAACTGCTTCATAAGACCCTACACAAGCATCGGTGACAACTGTCACATCGGGAACGCCGTCGAAGTGAAGAATTCCATAATTATGGACAACAGTAACGCTCCCCACCTCAACTATGTGGGTGACTCGATAATAGGGGAAAACACAAACCTTGGTGCTGGAACGATCACTGCAAACCTCAGACACGATAAGGGGAACATAAAAGTCGAGATAAAGGGCAAACTCGAAGACTCTGGAAGGAGAAAGCTCGGGGCGATAATAGGCCACAATGTCAAGGTAGGCATACACGTGACCATCTATCCTGGGAGGGAAATCGGGAGCAACTCATTTATCGGACCCGGAGTCATTGTCGATAAAAATGTGCCAAGCAACAGCCTTGTGGTAGTGAAGCAGGAAAAGGAGGTTAGAGAACTGTGA
- a CDS encoding DUF835 domain-containing protein has translation MFLMVAFLLSAITPEQLLLEPLGLKLVPEVAFVLGMVNTALQGLFLLLAARYLETPNPTMRDSIVILGFGIFSYLWLVVTNTTHFYPDLTIRALGPFLVYALGYVYAGIVFYRYIIVKKFEQLLFPVGMMLLGLLNATYPVTATWKWFVPYGFFLGTMFRIMMASGALSFMFYLFFHIEPEVERDIPPGAFLYPTRESVTREFGDWELEPGLLMITRKDVNKLKQQINPEAIVFWITRTKEGKLHDSPTIYAISPTKIDILIDLIARAVERGYRVVYIDAFEYLILENGFDNAIKFLLNVKDRVLANKGTLILVVNSSALDTFQKKILEREFSRG, from the coding sequence ATGTTCTTGATGGTGGCCTTTCTTCTTTCGGCTATCACCCCAGAGCAGCTCCTTCTGGAGCCATTGGGGCTCAAGCTTGTTCCAGAGGTGGCGTTCGTTCTGGGTATGGTAAACACCGCACTCCAGGGACTATTCTTGCTTTTGGCTGCGAGGTATCTGGAAACCCCGAACCCGACGATGAGGGATTCTATTGTCATTTTGGGGTTTGGTATTTTCTCATACCTATGGCTGGTCGTTACAAACACGACCCACTTCTATCCCGACTTAACCATAAGGGCCCTAGGGCCATTCTTGGTCTACGCCCTCGGTTATGTTTATGCGGGGATTGTCTTCTACCGCTACATCATAGTCAAGAAGTTCGAACAGCTGCTGTTTCCTGTGGGGATGATGCTCCTTGGACTACTGAACGCTACGTATCCCGTAACCGCCACTTGGAAGTGGTTTGTCCCGTACGGCTTTTTCTTGGGCACAATGTTCAGAATAATGATGGCGAGTGGGGCATTGAGCTTCATGTTCTATCTGTTCTTCCACATTGAACCCGAAGTTGAACGTGATATACCCCCTGGAGCTTTTCTGTATCCCACCAGAGAATCAGTGACTCGAGAGTTCGGAGACTGGGAGCTTGAGCCGGGCCTATTGATGATAACCCGTAAGGATGTCAACAAGCTCAAACAGCAAATAAACCCCGAGGCCATAGTGTTTTGGATCACGAGAACCAAGGAAGGTAAGCTCCACGACTCTCCCACAATCTACGCCATAAGCCCAACTAAAATAGACATCTTGATTGACCTTATAGCCAGGGCCGTGGAAAGGGGATACAGAGTAGTCTACATAGACGCCTTTGAATATCTCATCTTGGAGAATGGCTTTGATAACGCCATTAAATTCCTCTTGAACGTGAAGGATAGGGTCTTGGCCAATAAGGGCACGCTGATACTTGTTGTGAATTCCAGTGCACTCGATACGTTCCAGAAAAAAATACTGGAAAGGGAATTTTCAAGGGGGTGA
- a CDS encoding CBS domain-containing protein translates to MVGIPVQEVITGKFQKIDINAPLSEAIGIFEKEDPDLILVFDGNVYKGVLTQDLIIHSHLKWNPTKAKVKDVYKTAPVIKPNEDLSKAAKLMIEVDLRSLPVGESKAEIIGVISDLMLLNRIAKEEFGKRKVEEFMTTDVITLRPDDTVAKALATMRDHAISRIPLVNEEGRLEGLVTLHDLIVRFIKPRFRAQTGELVGEKIPPFSTRLREVMIRGVITILPDATVQEAVATMIDSNIDGLVVVDENDRVRGVLTIKDLLLPISRMVEKEVKFYLQLGGDAALLSDFTRERIIEDIKRFVDGYEDLLGNEGTIYLYLRRFSEKFRGVYLYQARMRVVTDRGIFIATGETWGAIQAVHDAIRAIERQLLQKAELERDTHYYKRFLERIGLA, encoded by the coding sequence ATGGTCGGTATTCCTGTGCAGGAGGTTATAACTGGGAAGTTCCAGAAGATAGACATCAACGCCCCGCTTTCTGAGGCGATTGGCATCTTTGAGAAGGAGGACCCGGACCTTATTCTGGTCTTCGATGGAAACGTGTACAAGGGTGTCCTGACCCAGGACCTTATTATACACTCCCATCTCAAGTGGAACCCAACCAAGGCTAAGGTTAAGGATGTTTATAAGACCGCTCCAGTTATCAAACCGAACGAGGACCTAAGCAAGGCCGCCAAACTTATGATTGAGGTTGACCTGCGCTCCCTCCCTGTTGGGGAGAGCAAAGCTGAAATAATCGGAGTCATAAGCGATTTAATGCTCTTGAACAGGATCGCTAAGGAAGAGTTCGGAAAGAGAAAGGTAGAAGAGTTCATGACGACGGATGTCATCACTCTTAGACCGGACGACACGGTTGCCAAAGCCTTAGCGACGATGCGCGACCATGCCATCTCGAGAATTCCCCTCGTTAACGAAGAGGGCAGGCTTGAGGGCCTCGTTACGCTCCACGACCTCATAGTCAGATTTATAAAGCCGCGCTTCAGGGCTCAGACTGGCGAACTCGTCGGCGAGAAGATACCGCCCTTCTCGACCCGGCTCAGGGAGGTTATGATAAGGGGCGTCATTACCATACTGCCCGATGCCACTGTCCAAGAAGCCGTTGCAACGATGATAGATAGCAACATCGATGGCCTCGTAGTGGTCGATGAAAACGACAGGGTCAGGGGAGTCCTGACCATTAAGGATCTGCTCCTGCCAATCTCAAGGATGGTCGAAAAAGAGGTAAAGTTCTACCTCCAGCTCGGAGGAGACGCCGCCCTACTGAGCGACTTCACCAGGGAGAGGATTATAGAGGACATCAAACGCTTTGTAGACGGTTATGAAGACCTGCTCGGCAACGAGGGCACAATATACCTCTACCTCCGGCGCTTCAGCGAGAAGTTCAGGGGAGTCTACCTCTACCAGGCAAGGATGAGAGTAGTCACCGACAGAGGCATCTTCATCGCAACCGGAGAAACCTGGGGAGCGATACAGGCCGTCCACGATGCCATTAGAGCCATCGAGAGACAGCTACTCCAGAAGGCAGAGCTGGAAAGGGACACCCACTACTACAAGCGCTTCCTTGAGAGAATAGGTCTGGCCTGA
- the map gene encoding type II methionyl aminopeptidase, with translation MDEREAFIKAGEIARQVKKEVIDLIKPGARLYDIAEFIEKRIVELGGKPAFPCNLSINEIAAHYTPYKGDETVLKEGDYLKVDIGVHVDGYIADTALTVRVGMEEDDLMAAAKEALENAISVIRAGVKIREIGKAIEETIRCYGFNPIVNLSGHKIERYKLHAGISIPNVYRPADSYELKEGDVIAIEPFATTGAGQVIEVPPALIFMYLRDRPVRMIQARRLLMHIKREYNTLPFAYRWLQGFMSDNQLKLALAQLDRVGAIYSYPILREVRGGLVTQFEHTVIVEKDGALITT, from the coding sequence GTGGATGAAAGGGAAGCCTTCATAAAGGCTGGGGAGATAGCCAGACAGGTTAAAAAAGAGGTAATTGACCTCATAAAGCCAGGCGCCAGGCTCTACGATATAGCGGAGTTCATTGAGAAGCGAATAGTTGAGCTCGGCGGGAAACCGGCTTTTCCATGCAATCTTTCCATAAACGAGATTGCTGCACACTACACACCGTATAAGGGCGACGAGACAGTTCTCAAGGAGGGCGACTACCTAAAGGTAGACATTGGAGTCCACGTCGACGGTTACATAGCGGACACGGCCTTAACGGTTCGTGTCGGGATGGAAGAGGACGACCTCATGGCGGCAGCCAAGGAAGCCCTTGAAAACGCGATAAGCGTTATTCGTGCAGGGGTCAAGATACGCGAGATTGGAAAGGCCATAGAGGAGACCATCAGATGCTACGGCTTCAATCCCATAGTGAACCTCAGCGGGCACAAGATTGAGCGATACAAGCTCCATGCTGGTATTTCCATACCCAACGTTTACCGCCCGGCGGACAGCTACGAGCTCAAGGAGGGCGACGTAATAGCCATAGAGCCCTTCGCAACCACTGGAGCAGGCCAGGTCATAGAGGTTCCGCCCGCGCTGATATTCATGTACCTCCGCGACAGACCCGTGAGGATGATCCAGGCAAGGAGGCTTTTGATGCACATCAAGAGGGAATACAACACGCTTCCCTTCGCCTACCGCTGGCTCCAGGGATTCATGTCCGACAATCAGCTCAAGCTCGCTTTAGCGCAGCTCGACAGGGTGGGGGCGATATACAGCTACCCAATACTCAGAGAGGTTCGCGGAGGACTGGTGACCCAGTTCGAGCATACGGTTATAGTCGAGAAGGACGGCGCGCTGATAACCACGTGA